The Lepus europaeus isolate LE1 chromosome 1, mLepTim1.pri, whole genome shotgun sequence genome contains the following window.
aaaatgtataaaaaaaattctcaccaGTTACATGATGACTAAAATCAAATCACCATCTTTCGGCTGAGTTCGTGATGGATTTGCTTTTTTCTGATAAAACTGGGTTTTTGTTGTGTGATGACCAACACTGttaactttatacaaagaagCAATCAGCTTTGtgaaacattgattttttttttttttttttttttttacaggaaagtgaagaggcaaagagGTTAAGGGAAGAACGACTTGCACAGTATGAGTCAAAGAAAGCCAAAAGTAAGCTACTTTATAattactgtttattttatttcgtGATTGGGTAAACTGCTTGGCCCCAAAGTAATTTCCTCCACATTCCTTGACTACAACGGTACTTTAAAACCTTCCATAGAGGTTATTCCACTTAAAACTTCCACAGCTACTGGTCTGCAGCTGTTCTTACGGTAGCAGTTGTGGCATTCCACTGTGGGAAAGAAACTGTTACACAATTAAACACCTCTTTCTTAGCAAAACCGAAAGTGGGCATATGTGTGACACACATGAGATGTACTCTGATTTGTGTAGacaaggagatggcccaaatcaacCAATTGGACTAGGGTGAAAAAAAGTTATTGAGTGTTTTAATAATGATGATTATTGGCTTTTAGAACCTGCACTTGTTGCCAAGTCTTCCATCTTACTAGATGTGAAACCCTGGGATGACGAAACAGATATGGTAAAATTGGAGGAGTGTGTCAGAAGCATTCAAGCAGATGGCTTGGTTTGGGGCTCCTGtgagtttaattttttctttatgaagcaTCATGGAATTTGCATGCAGTTTGAAGTTTTGCCAACCAACAGGACTTTTctaattgagattttttttttttaatgctctttTTTAGCTAAACTAGTTCCAGTGGGGTATGGAATTAAGAAACTTCAAATACAGTGTGTAGTTGAAGATGACAAAGTGGGAACAGATATGCTGGAGGAACAGATCACGGCTTTTGAGGACTATGTGCAATCCATGGATGTGGCTGCTTTCAACAAGATCTAAAATCCATCCTGGATTGTTTGACTTAAATAAAAGCTTGAAAGATAACGCTTGGCTCTTGAATTCATTGAATGAGAGGGtggtatacatgtatatattaacttttcattttgaGTGAAGGAATTCATTGTGTATGtaattcataaataataaaattctgaTTTGGCATTTTCTTGATATTTAGCAATTGCAGTACAATCCTGTACCCGTAGTGAGGTGTTCGGCAGCAGTGCAAGATGCTCACGATGTGATTTGCCATAATCCTGCATCTTCATGTTGGGATTAACTGGTACCTGAAAAAGTACAGTTAAAATCTCACTTGTAAATATTGTGGGGTCAGCTTGGTAATCTTCCACCTGtacctgctccacttttgatccatctccctgctgatatgcaggaaggcagtggatgatggcccaagtccttaggcgtCTACACCGATGTGGAGTCCCACAACCACAGAAGGAAGCCCCATCTCCCTTTTTAACTTCgtatttcaaacaaattttaaaatgttaaaagggCAACATTAGCCCCCTTCCTGGCTGTGGAAAAGCATCTGTTAGGATCCTGCTTGGGTGTGACCCAGGTAGGAGAGGCTATGAGTTTGAAGTCCAAGTAAGAGTCACACTGGGGAAGGTTGGCGTGACAGCCTGAGGAGCTAGACAGGTCTCACAAAGCCCAGGTGAGAGCCCATTGTTCTAGCCATCCTTTCTCCACTTAAAAAGAATAGCAGGTCAGACAAGATTATGCTGAACCTTGGGTTTTATTTGTGGAACTTTCTGTTCTGTACAAGTTACTGAATTACTGATTAACTCTTTATGATCCTTGGGGTCATAGgctttatttgggtttttttccagGAAGCAAGAGGGGAGGAAGCAATGATCTCAAGATAAAAACacaattttcagttatttttgtgGTAATTACCAAGATGAATATTTTAAGTTATATGAAAAGGAAAATTCTatgtttaaataaacaaaatgatgtTAGGTGACACAGGATGAACAATGCTATTAGGACACCTTTCAGAGGAGGGAAGGCTTTCCAGAATTATAACCTCTTCTAAACCTTAACATTGCAAATCTAAATTTATGCTTTATATTGATATGATTTGAAGCAGTGTTACATCTTGGCAGGGAAATGATCCAGGTAACTGGCTCCCAGGCTTATTAAGCTTTGCTTTCTTGTGAAGGCTCCTACTTGGTTGTGGAGGTAGATTTGGAAGTCTGATTGAGCTGAGTGCAGGTAAGACAAGTAGTGGGAAGATGGTACTATGTTTAGGCAAGTGATGAGTCATCATAGACAAGTATTAGAAAAACAACCCCATCAACAACTCATTTGGTATATGTGTAAcatttggctttatttttttacagtgatttctcacAAGAGTTTGATTTCTTAAAGCCCTAATTTTGTAGATAATGGACTATAGAATAAATGCTTTCTTTTACGTCAGTTTTTTCGTAGAACCAGTCAGTGCTGTTTTCCTCTCAGTATGGTTGTATGTTGTGACTACCTTGAATGTGGGAAACTAtaaaatagagaatttatttaatCACACACAATAATTGAATAAAATCATCTCCACCAGGCAATACTTGCTTGCAGTGAATAAGACCAAACCTAAAACCATGGGAGGAATTTTCAGGTTGTCAACATCATgagggccagcagagggcagcacttGTTTTCTGGAGGACCAGAGAGCCTCAGAACGCTGGAAATAATACAATAAAGAGGGCCCCGATCTAAAGATGTATTTCATTGGTATTGCAGTGTCTATAAAAACATAGGAATAGAAGTGGGAATATATCATATGTCATCCCTGCTTTCTGAAATTACAAGAGGGTCAGCCTATCTGGAAGCCAGTGTGTTTATACTTGTTCTCATAAATCTCAATGCACTTGTGAAGCAGGGGAGGTAggatctaattttttttattccaggTCCTTTCCTTCTACTTAGAGAAGCAATCTAAGAACAGGCACATGTACGCAAAATAATAGTTTATTTAAAGGGTGAGGAAGCAAACACACCATGTGGGCATAGTTgagtagagagggagaaaagcagagagaaggagtaGCTTGGCACCTCCTTTAGTCTCGGTCTCTGATGAGACAGACCTAGCACCTCTTCTTATGAGGTAGTACAGTCACCTAGGAGTTTTATGACACATTCATAAAATTCCACGTGGAGCTTAAGATACTTGTTTATATGGTGACTTTTCCCCAGGTCCTGGATGAAAACAAGGCATCCCAGGAAAGGGGGTATATAATGGACAAGTAGGATAGAGTTACATGGGGCAGGGGCTTATGGTTCGTGACCTGCAGCTCAGCCAGCTATCTTATCCCATATCAGTTGTACATAACCGattttccaaagccattttttAATGGTATTGTAGAGAATTAAAAGTGGGCTCAAATTTGTCAACACTCCTTCGTCAGGGTTTCTGTCCTCTCCCTTGAATCTGGGCAGGCCTGTACCTGCTTTAACCCACAGAGGTCAGTGGCTGGGACTGTGTGCTTGTGTTCCTCACAGCCTTTAAGATGACTAGAAGTTAACACCAGGGTCTCTTGAAGCCCCATGTTGCCCTATAAGAAGCCTGGATACTCTGTAGTATCGGAATGGGAGAGCTAAGGGGAAGGGGGTGGCTgagccagcccccagctgctgcaAACCTCAGCCAATTGCATCATCCCAGTCCAGCTGAGGCTCCAGACATTGTAGAAAGATGAACCTCCCTGTGGGCCTTGTCTGAATTCCTGACCCCTACGATTGTGAGTTAGAATAATAAATTACTGTTTTAAGCAACTAGGTTTGGGGGTAGTTTATTAAGCATCAATAGTTAACTGGAACAAACTGTTTCAAACTTCTACAACTATTCATAAATGTTTATATGCATAGATTATTACAGAAAGAAGTATATAGCATTTTAAGAATGTCTAATAGGTTACTTGTGCAAAATTAAACAGATTTAACATTTTTGAAGCTAGTTAATCATTTAGTGTTAAGATTTAggacttttaaaagttattaagattttaaaagtaaCAAAACTTCAACAGTGGAGATTTAATTCACTGTGGTACAATTAGCAGGAGACACAAATCACTTaagttgcagaaaaaaaaaatacacagatcCTTCCTAAGTTTTATGTTGACATATAAATGTGATGCCATTAAACTgaccaaaaacaacaaatatatgGTCAGTTCTGTATCTTCGAACCAAATATAATGTGAAAGCATCTGTCAAGGGACCCACACAAAAAGCCTTATACTGATTTGTGGAAAAGTCATAACTTACTGGGCTGTTTCCAAGAGACATAGATTCTTGGTGTCAGAGTTTCTGAGCTGTTCACTCACTGTGCCAGAACAGCTGACTTCCCACAATGTATGCTTTAGTATCTCAGCAACTGAGGCCCGGAAGCAAACTTGGAACTTCTTACTAATGAGGACGTAAAGGATGGGGTTCAAACAACTATTGAGGAATGCCAAACCTGTAGAGAGGGGGATTCCAGCTTGCAGTACCTCATGGAAATAGCTGTTGTGGTGAATGGTGAGCTCCCAAATGCTAAACAGATGATAAGGAGTCCAGCAAATCAAAAAGGCCACAACCACAGCCAGGATGGTCCAGAAATGCCTACTAGAGATCAGGATGCTTCGCTTCTTCACCTTGAAGATGAGGCACAAATAGCAAACACTCATTGTTAGCAAAGGGAACAGGTACCCGACAATAAATTTCACCCAGGTCAGAACGTGGTGCCTCATCTTAGTGAGGTCAGGATCATGCTCATGAAAATTGTTAAAGCAAAGGGTGTGGTTATTGAACTCTAGAGTATCCCGGAAGTATAGGGCAGGACCACCAATCAGAGAAGCCAAAAGCCACACAAGTATGATAACAACCAGGGAGTTTTTGAGGGTTCGGTGCCGATGAGACACAACAGGATGGATCAAGTGGATATAGCGGTCCAGGCTGATCACTGTCAGGAAGAAAACACTAGCAAACATGTTCAACTGGGCAATGAAGGAATTAGCCTTGCACAACCAGATGCCAAAGGGCCAGTGGAAATTCATGGCCACATAGGAGACGTACAGGGGCAGGAagagaacaaaaatgaaatccgCAATGGCCAGATTGAGGAACCAGAGAGTGGTGACTGTCTTTTTCCACTTGAATCCCGTGAACCAAATGACAGTGGCATTTCCTGGAATTCCCAGGACAAACGCTATACAATATAACACCAAGGAGACCCAGTGAGCAGCTCCCAGGTGGGTCTTCTCCTCCAATTCAGACTCCGGGGTGTAATATTCCAGGGCATAGGAATAGTTGTCAAATTCTTCAAAGAATGTTTCCTCCAGATCTTCCATCACCTTGCTAAGTGGAGAATGAGGAAACCTACAGGAGcagatttaagaagaaaaaaaaaaatcctaagaaaaATTTAAGTTCAGTGCGTAGTGAGgaagattaaaacaaaaacatgccACCTTAACAGCTGGACATAATCTATTTCTGGGTGGGACCTGTGATTATATTAAAATTGTCAAAGTTTTGGTGGGCCTCAGTTTCATTCTGATTATTACTCTAAGAGCTGTGAATTTGTTTTTATAAGGCATTTAGTAATTGATAAAATGATTGGATACTACAgctacagtgtctgtgtttgtaaTGCTTGTAGGCCTGACTAGAGAGAAAATTAacattcaacaagcatttattagGTCCCACTGTGCATGAATATTTTTGGCAAATGCAAAAGGAAACAGATTAATACTTAACACAGTGATGACTTTTGAATCTACTTGAAGCCGTGACTTCTCAAGCTGTAGACAAAGAATTCCAGCTGCTTTCTAGACCCACCCAACTGATACAACAGGTAAGCATGGGAGATTTTAATCCACCATTTCCTATCCAAGGATGCTTTGATTGTAGGTTTATTATTCAAACATGTTAATCAGaattatagatatatatgtgtatgcatgtgcatttatatatatataaataaaaggttGCATGACTTTTCATACAAAAGGTGTGTTTTATGGTAAAGTTGATTATGACCACATAATTTGTATATTCATCTCCCACAGAATacaactaaatatttaaattttattttactgcaaCTCCTTTGTTCTTAAATTAATttggataaattcttttttataataatttacaaCAGAGATTTATTAtcagttttactttatttatatcCATATCACATTTTATCTATTAGGCTAATAATTTCTCCCAAACTGTTTTCTTTTGTGGAAtgctagttttttatttttatcttactaAGGCCAGTTTTTCCTAGGTAAATCAGACTCGGATGTCAgtttttcaaacaaaacaaagtttGCTGAGTATACTCTGGATTCTTCAATTTTCttggtgatttatttatttgaaaggcagagttagagagagagggagagacagagagatcttctatatgatggttcactcccccaatggctgccacagccaggggctggcttGGACAGGGCCaaaccctggagccaggagcttcttgcaggtatcccatatggatgcaggggcctcagcacttggaccatcttctgctggtttcccaggcacattagcagagaagtggagcagctggaacacaaactggcactcatatgggatgccacaatcACAGGTTGAGGCTCAACCCGCtttgccacaaggccagcccttcTTGGTACTTTTGCCCCTGCCCCTTATGCTTATCCATAGCCCTGCTCATTTCTCCCTACTCAGAATTCTGCTCTCAGGGCTCCTGCACCTCATGACATTTCTCTGTGCTTCCACTCCTCTATcctctgctactgctgctgctgcaatAGCCAGTCTGGAGCACTTTGTTCAGCACCCCTAGCCTTGCTGAGTACAGCTCTGTTCTGGCCCCTTCACAAACTGCTGATCAcctggtagcttaacccactgcaccacaatgccagcctctaattttttttctcaaagatttattttgatgggctggcattgctggcatgccacatgagcaccagtttgagtaccagctgcttcacttctgatccagctccctactaatgtgcctaggaaagcagcggaggatggtccaagcacatggtaccttaccacccatgtgggaaacccagatggaggtccaggctgatggctttggcctggcccaacccatccatcgtagccatttgaggagtgaaccattggatgaaagatccaatgtgtgtgtgtgtgtgtgtgcacacgcatgtgcatgtgtgtgtgactgaaagctgagtgacagagggagagacagggaaagaagaagatctctctgaactctgcgtgtcaagtaaacaaaataaatctttaaaaacataaagaattggagccagcactgtggcacagcaggttaaactgctgtcggcaatgccagcatccactaTGGGTACcaattgaagtcccagctgctcctcttccagtcaagctctctgctaatgcacctgggaaagcagcagagaatagcctaaatccttgggcccctgcacctatgtgggagacctggaggaagctcctggcttctggcttaggcctcgcccagccttggctgttacagccatttggggagtaaacctttggatggaagatctgtctctgtctctgtaactctttcaaataaataaataaataaaggagggagggagggagggcaaagGAGTCAAAGCATGCTATGCTGGCCACAGGCATCTCAAACATAACttcagggtgggtgttgtggctcagctcagcaggttaagctgctatttggcttgcttgcatcccatatcagagtgcctagaattgagtcccaactccacttcccatccaaattCCTTTTaatgtccctgggaggcagcagatgatggcccaagaacttgggttcctgccatccacaaggaGACCCatattcctggttcctgtctttggcctggcccagctctggctgttgcaggcatttggggagtgaaccagctgatgaaatatctctccttctgtcactttaccatttaaataaataattaaataaaattcaaaaagaaacttCCTATCACTGAATTCATCATCCTACATAAAACCTTTTGAGAAATCCGGAAGGGcataattaaaaaacaagtgCAGATGGTTCAGGGGTACAGAGGTGCAGTTGGATAGCAGAAATGATGTCTAATGTTCTGTAGCAGAGTAGGAATAACTATGGCTGGCAACACTTAATTGTGTGTTTCAAAATACTTACTAGAGAGGATTTGGGATGTTCCCAAGACAAATGGTAAATGTCAGAGGTGACACATACGCCAATACCCTTATCTGATCCTTAAACATTGTGGACATGTATTGcaatgtcacactgtaccccataaatatgcacaatttccatgtataaattaaaaataaaaaaaaattcaggggtgatcatttggcctagcagttaagacattggttaggatgcccacatcctacattaGAGTacttggattcaattcctggctctagctcctgactccagcttcctgtaatgtaagccttgggaggtagtggtgatggctcaagaaattgggttcctgccacccatgtttgagacccGGATCAAGTTCCAGCCTCCCAGTTTCAGCCCCTACtgagaagttaaccagcagatcgGAATGTTCATAcacactctcactctttctttctctctcaaatgaataaataatttggggaaaaaaaatcctacacatACAAGCAATTCATTAGCTTCTTCCTAACATAACATAACAAACAGGAGCATGTTACAGGACTGATGGATGCTGTGGGGGGAGAGGAAACGCGGCTATGTACATGCCCGAGGAGCCGAACTGGGCCCTCGCCCCGCAGCTCCTGGGCTGggaatcagtgtgtgtgtgtgtgtgtgtgagtgtgttctTTTTTGTACAAAATCTGCACGCAGTGCGTCCAAGGCCAGGGAAGGGCCAGCCAACCTCTCTGTTCTTCAAAATTCAACTCAAATGCCACCTTTTTCTTGGAATCATTTCCTGATATTACCTTTCCACAAATAACTGTAATAATTCTCATTATTGTTATAAATAATTACGAATGTTATTGGGAATTTACTGGCTACCAGGCGTGTATGATCTAATTGGATTGTCCTATCTTATACCATAGGTAAGAACTAGTATTCCCATTGACAAAGGGAACTGAAGTCCAGAAAAGCTTAGTGGCTTGGAAAGGTCACTCAACCTGCAATTGTAGAATCAGGATCTAAACTCAGATGTGTTGGATCTACAATCTGAGTTCTTAGCCACTGATGTTTCCTTCTTCTGCCATACTTCTATTATACTTAACAAACTTATTGTTATGgagtttttttaaggtttaatcaatttttccatttatttgaaagatggaaaaattgtCCACCcattggctcactgcccaaatgcctgcaaaagccagggctgggccaggcagaagccaggagcccagacttccATTcatgtctcacatgtgagtgataaggactcaaat
Protein-coding sequences here:
- the EEF1B2 gene encoding elongation factor 1-beta — protein: MGFGDLKSPAGLQVLNDYLADKSYIEGYVPSQADVAVFEAVSGPPPADLCHALRWYNHIKSYEKEKASLPGIKKALGKYGPADVEDTTGSGATDSKDDDDIDLFGSDDEEESEEAKRLREERLAQYESKKAKKPALVAKSSILLDVKPWDDETDMVKLEECVRSIQADGLVWGSSKLVPVGYGIKKLQIQCVVEDDKVGTDMLEEQITAFEDYVQSMDVAAFNKI
- the CMKLR2 gene encoding chemerin-like receptor 2, encoding MEDLEETFFEEFDNYSYALEYYTPESELEEKTHLGAAHWVSLVLYCIAFVLGIPGNATVIWFTGFKWKKTVTTLWFLNLAIADFIFVLFLPLYVSYVAMNFHWPFGIWLCKANSFIAQLNMFASVFFLTVISLDRYIHLIHPVVSHRHRTLKNSLVVIILVWLLASLIGGPALYFRDTLEFNNHTLCFNNFHEHDPDLTKMRHHVLTWVKFIVGYLFPLLTMSVCYLCLIFKVKKRSILISSRHFWTILAVVVAFLICWTPYHLFSIWELTIHHNSYFHEVLQAGIPLSTGLAFLNSCLNPILYVLISKKFQVCFRASVAEILKHTLWEVSCSGTVSEQLRNSDTKNLCLLETAQ